In Nitrogeniibacter aestuarii, the sequence GCATCAGCTTGGGGAACCAGGCGGCTCCATGGTTGTTCAGAGGATGAGTTGGGGATACATGGCCTCGGCGTAGCGCTGATGCACCACGAGACACCAAAATTCGAGGCGGGGTGTCGATTCGAACAGGCGCGCAAAAAAGCGGCCTGTGAAAGCCACCGGGGCATAGGACGCCCGGTTGTCCTGGTGCGATCAGCCTCTCGGGCTATCCGAAAGAGTCACTTCGAATGAGAAACCGTTTCGGATAGCCCGCGTGCGGGCTGGTCGGGGTTACATGGTCAAAACTTGATGGTGCCCTTGGCGTCAAGCGCCGGATGCCCGCTTGGGTACCAGGATTGATCGGCAGGGAGAAACTCGTACTCAAGCTCTGTTCGCAGACGAGTGCCCTGTTTGCGTAGTGTGAGACGGTCGACCGTGGGGTCGAGCTTTAAGGGTTGGCGATCGCGGATGAGGCTTGCGATCTCATTGCCAAAGAAATCATCCAGGTCTGTAGCGAGCGGCGCTGCAATTGAGGCTGCGTCGGGCGCATTCTCCTGTGACTTGGCGTCTGTTGGTTTGGGCTCAGGGAGCTTCTCGGCTGGCGGTTGATCCAAGGGCTTGTCATCTGCCGGGTCCGGTTGATGCTCGATTTGTCCGTCGTCGTCGCTTTCGGCGTCGAAAATCACGTGGTCAGCGACTGATACGCACACTTCGGTGACGACAACCTGGTCGGTTGCGTACTGGCGTGGCCAGATCTTTGCGATGGTGAACGAGCCCTTGTATTCGCCAGGCGCCAACTCCTCCAGGAAGGTGTCGCGAACCCCGAAATTGCCAAAGGAAGTTCTGAGTTTTCCAACATTGAACGGGCCGTGAATTCCGGTGCGCTCGATAACGGTGAGTGATGCTACTACGGTAACTGTCATTTGGATCTCCCGAGGTAGCTGGGAGAATCCCCGCAGGGAAAATCCCAGCGGATGGACAAAGATAGCGGCCTAAGAAAAGGCCGACACTGCGTACGCGAGGTGCGAAGTGTCGGCACATGGATGAACTACAGTGCGTCGTTTTCCAGACGACGCGGATAGTCGACCAGGCTTAGTCGGAGCTTGGTGCGTCGTTTTGTACAGTGCCCTGCATCCAGGAGGATGGGTTCGGTTTCAAGGGCTGACCGACTGCGCTGTGGACGTTTTTTCCGAAACGGCCAAAACGGTTGGAAACAGGTTCTTTTTTGAGCGCAGGCTCGCTGGGCTCAAAAAAGAACCCGTCGAAACGGGCTCTTAGTTGCTGCTGTGCAGTGGTTAGTGGTGGTGGGGTTTTCCGTGACTGCGTTCGTCACGGCGATGGACCCACCAGCCAAGTGCAAGCGCCGAAGGAACGACGATTGCACCAAAGGCTAGTACATACCCAAGCAGACTCATCTCTACTCCTTCTTGGAATCTGTCTGGTCTTCGACCCCTGAAAGGACTCGAAGTGCCACGACCTCCAAAATCACGAAGATGACCATTGAAGCAACGATGACCGCAAAACCACCGTTTTCCTTAAGAGCAGCATAGCAAAAAGTCGCTAGCTGTCCCAGTGCTACGGTATTAACGGCCGAGGCAAGGTGCTTCCTTTGCTCCTTGTTGAGATCTCCCAATTTGAGAGAACGCAGGAAGTTGCGAAGTTTTGCCATCATTATCCCTCCGTGCCATTCCCTTGGTCGGCATTGCCGACCGAGGATTCGTCTGCATGCGAGTAGACAGTTTGACCATCGACGCTGACGTGAGTGATGCGGAGCAGGCGTCCCTTGAGCAGCGAACGTTTTTCAACGACGTTGTCGGGGAGCTTTTTGTCGTACGAGTGTATGTAGGTGTCACCGATCGTGAAAGCCACAAGGACTTTCCGGTTTTGTTCAACGTGAGGCTGACATCGGAGTACAAGCTCCTTTGCCTTTTCACCAACGACGTGGACGTCGAAATACGTGTATTGCGGATCGTCCTTACTGCCGTGAATCGCGTTGATGGCACAACACAGCATGTCGTTGGCGTTCTTGCGTTTGCCAGGGACAGTGCGGATACGCGAGATGTAGCCGATACCTTGAGTCTTCAGATCGAAGTGCTCTTTGGAAGCGTCGGCGGTTGAGGTATTAGATACAGTAGTCATGATGCGATCTCCTTAGATCAAAAAAATAGGGAGATCGCATCCCAGGTGGGAGTGAGATCTCCCAGACTGGGTTGCAAGACAATGCCTCTGCCCGAAGGCAATCCGGTTTAAGAGGCTGACCGGTTCAATGAGTCGCCGTAGGCGAAGTCATGCCTCTTTCTATGCCAATGGGCTGTTTGTGTCAAGGTTGGTTCAGTCTCTATTCACGACAAGACTCAACACGGGGTGCGGCGGCGCGGCGGCGTCTACCGGAGTAGCCTGATCGGCATTCAGGTCCATGAGCATGTGCGCGGTGACGTCTTTGTGGGGGTTTAGCTGAGACAGTTCGCCTGCTGCAACCCAGGCGTCATGCTCCACGATCGATTCTTCAAAAACGATTTCCGGGTCGTAGCTCAGAATTTCAGTTGACTCAAACCACCCTACCCTGCGCATCGATCCGCTTCGCTCTATGACTTGAACGAGCCCGAATGACTCGTGGCGAGCGAGGCTTCCGACCGGCAAAAGCTTGGGATGTGATGCTAGAGAAAGGATGTTGCTCATTCGCGCCTCCGCTTGACGATCCCGCGCC encodes:
- a CDS encoding DUF3275 family protein: MTVTVVASLTVIERTGIHGPFNVGKLRTSFGNFGVRDTFLEELAPGEYKGSFTIAKIWPRQYATDQVVVTEVCVSVADHVIFDAESDDDGQIEHQPDPADDKPLDQPPAEKLPEPKPTDAKSQENAPDAASIAAPLATDLDDFFGNEIASLIRDRQPLKLDPTVDRLTLRKQGTRLRTELEYEFLPADQSWYPSGHPALDAKGTIKF
- a CDS encoding DUF3577 domain-containing protein, giving the protein MTTVSNTSTADASKEHFDLKTQGIGYISRIRTVPGKRKNANDMLCCAINAIHGSKDDPQYTYFDVHVVGEKAKELVLRCQPHVEQNRKVLVAFTIGDTYIHSYDKKLPDNVVEKRSLLKGRLLRITHVSVDGQTVYSHADESSVGNADQGNGTEG